The following coding sequences lie in one Gammaproteobacteria bacterium genomic window:
- a CDS encoding squalene/phytoene synthase family protein has product MANATLREIESLAMASGSDWMYSRLFLPRDQQPAFNAMLALRTEVGAQVARVSEPAVAEAKLEWWRAEIQRVAEGRGVHPLASGIVTTCTAHGIAVEYLLELVDAIDMRMLPGRLLSAADEKLFRYRHDGVLAEQASLLAGHDSRQELELARALGELRSHVDALRTLARQLAQGNPLFADASLDAAAVDRHAPTSEQLERFLTVQWQRWDHLRVAARTLLQETNPAAALAVQWALLEDDYRRMQRQRDQLPNREPRLAGPLRRLFIAWRAARRSRRRARR; this is encoded by the coding sequence ATGGCCAACGCAACCTTGCGCGAGATCGAATCGCTGGCGATGGCATCGGGTTCGGACTGGATGTACAGCCGGCTGTTCCTGCCACGCGACCAGCAGCCCGCTTTCAACGCCATGCTTGCATTGCGCACCGAAGTCGGTGCGCAAGTCGCCCGCGTTTCCGAGCCGGCTGTTGCCGAGGCAAAGCTGGAGTGGTGGCGCGCGGAGATCCAGCGAGTCGCCGAGGGTCGAGGCGTCCATCCCCTGGCCAGCGGCATCGTGACGACCTGCACTGCCCACGGAATCGCAGTCGAATACCTGCTGGAACTTGTCGACGCCATCGACATGCGCATGCTGCCGGGACGATTGCTGTCAGCCGCCGACGAAAAGCTGTTCCGGTACCGGCATGACGGCGTGCTGGCAGAGCAAGCCAGCCTGCTCGCCGGTCATGACAGCAGGCAGGAGCTTGAGCTGGCGCGCGCGCTGGGGGAACTGCGCTCGCACGTCGATGCCCTGCGGACACTGGCGCGACAACTGGCGCAGGGCAATCCACTGTTTGCCGACGCCAGTCTCGATGCAGCGGCAGTGGACCGCCATGCCCCGACCAGCGAACAGCTGGAACGCTTTTTGACAGTCCAGTGGCAACGCTGGGACCATTTGCGTGTCGCCGCACGAACCTTGCTGCAGGAAACGAATCCAGCCGCCGCGCTGGCAGTCCAGTGGGCCTTGCTGGAAGACGACTACCGGAGAATGCAGCGGCAACGCGATCAGTTGCCCAACCGCGAACCGCGGCTGGCCGGCCCGCTGCGGCGCCTGTTCATCGCCTGGCGAGCGGCCAGGCGCAGTCGGCGACGGGCTCGTC